The DNA segment TACGTGATATTACTTGTGAAATTAAGAGGGCATTAGATCGAGGTAGCAAAGGCCTCTTACATCCTAAACGAAGCAAAAATCCGGACAAGTTTGAGTTCATTCTGTAACCTTATATTCGAGAAAACAATATACTGCCGCTTTAACCacgtttgaaaaatcaaaacttAGATCTATAGTTATGGTATGATAACTTCTTCCCGAACGACAGAAGCATTAGTCTTTGTAATGGCCTAAACGAGTTGAACATGTTTTTATTGCATTTTGCATTCTGTATTCTGTATCCTTTATTTATTGGAGTGTCCGAAAGATCccagtaaaaaaaaacaaaaaatcttcaagtCAAGACAATGATTTGGGATGTAGTTCCCAGAAAATAGCGACTAAAACAAATTTATTACCTACTTAGTACAATGGCAGCATGaagtaaatttttgatctttttaTGTCCGGGTTCGATTCCAGCCTTGAATGCcatgttcttttttatctCTCTTatattgataaaaaaagaaaggggCAGGAATGAGGGAAAGGCTGGTGAAGACTGATTCGATTCTACAGTCTTTTACTAACTAAGACTTCGCCATTCATAAGAGGAACACACCTAATGAAAGGTAAGTTGgagaattttcttttactaATGAAAAGCTTCAATTGTATTTTCCCGTTTACACCTGTGCCTCCACTGTATGTTTGGGTGGATGTAGGACAACGTCAGGTTTTTtgattattatttttgccGTCATAACTGGAGGGGACTCACGCGCTAGGATTTTCAATTGTGAAGTGCCTAGCATGAGCTTCCAATAGATGGTGGCCGGTATGTGATGGAAGTCCCACACGTTTACACACATGGTGTTTGAGACTTAGTAACAATACAAGGTATTTGATTAATGTTCTGAAGGAATATCCCGTTTTTTGAGTATATTTTCTAGAAAGAATAGTAACGGCAAGACCAAagatatatcaaaaatggctAAGCAATCTCTAGGTATGTTTGGAGGATACAAGTAAGCGTAGAACGCATGAGTGAATTTCCATCCACGTTGTTATGATGATATAAAGcataaaagaagaatagCTGATCACTTTTGAATTTAGAATAAAGTATGAGCACCAATAGGACCTGGGAAGCCAAACAATATTTCTGACTATGGCAATTTCAGCCATCACCCGATGATTCAAcaattgaagatttttgaaTCTGCTTAGTGTAGACATAAGTGCAGATATCCAGAATAGGACTGAAAAACATGCAACACCGAGAAAAAGCAGAAGAGAAGGCAACAAATCATGTTTGAATATGACTGTAGCAGAACAGCAACTATTGTTGATTCAAGAATGTGGAGTGCGCCGGAAATGTCGAACTGTATTATAGCATACAACATCAAATGTAGAATGAAATTCGCACACTGTAAAGAgaagttttgtttttactaacaattttttttattttcatttttttaacagACGTTTCCTCTGACAGAAGAAAGGCCAGAAAGGCTTATTTCACTGCCCCATCCTCCGAACGTCGTGTTTTGTTGTCTGCTCCATTATCTAAGGAATTGAGAGCTCAATACGGTATCAAGGCTTTGCCAATCAGAAGGGATGATGAAGTCTTGATTGTTCGTGGTTCCAAGAAGGGTCAAGAAGGTAAGATTTCATCTGTTTACAGATTGAAGTTTGCTGTCCAGGTTGACAAGGTCACCAAGGAAAAGGTCAACGGTGCTTCCGTTCCAATTAACTTGCACCCATCCAAGCTTGTTATCACCAAATTGCATTTGGACAAGGACAGAAAGGCTTTGATCCAAAGAAAGGGTGGTAAATTAGAGTAAACTAGCTCAATTTTGATATAAATCgtacaaaaaatacaataaataaatcctgtgtttcttttatatatttttcatcaaattcaatttAGTTTAGTTTAgtctttaaaaaaaaataaaattgtaATCTCTCGCTCGCactttccttctttttttttttcttgggcGCTAAAACGTaattgatatatatatacgtatgTGACCAGTTGCTCAAAACTGggcaaaaggaagaaagggAAGAATTTAACATTAAAAAACGTgattatttattattagtACATTTATGACAGTATATACATGATCCTTGAAAATGCACCATTCTATGCGAATAAATACATATACAAGAAAGGGGTTATCAATTGATTATTCAGCAGTTCCGAATAGGTGAGATAATGAGGAGAGGGAGGAGGGAAAAGAATACTTGACTATATTGACTTGCGGGTTCTTATATACTGCTTTTAGCCCGTTGGATTTTTGAAGCAGTACTAGACacaatgattttttcattgttccTACCATTGGAGCTTCTCGTAGGTTTGTCCCGCCCTTGAGACTTACTTCTTTTCAAGTCATTTTCAGCGGCAGCTTTGATCAAATCGTGTCTTGTAATTTTACTAGGGGAACTGTTGCGTCGAGAACTTTTACCGCTTGAGACTGTATTGGTGAGGGAAGTTATTGGCTTGACCATAAAGGAAGAAACGATGGAGCGCATGAACGAGTTACAGTGTTTACCACTGTTGTCATCAGAGTTTGCCGAGTCACCCGTTCTTGAAACTTTGGTCGGTGTGAGTAGCATTACGTGTTATTTTAATTTAAAGAAGATTAGTCCTGcttttttctccttttcaCTACTGGTTTTAAGTTTTTTCGTCTACTATAAGGTTTTATGTATAAGGGTATGTTGGTAACCGTAAATACTCTAGCCATTGCCAATATAATCAAGAGGAGAGAGTGTGTTTATATTTATACGTTCCATTTATTGCTCCCGAAAGCATattccatcttttcttttgcagtCCCTTCATTTGTAAGCCAGGTGTGGGTGACATGTTAAATCCGTGGTTTTCTCTCAAGCTTTTCCGCACCATCTATTGTGTTCGAAAACTTTGCTGCTATCCGCGGAAAAGGGTTTTTGTTCCGCCGCAGGATGTCCTTctcgaaaagaaaaagttcacCCGCGGCGCGCTCCTAAAATCCGGGCGGCAGTTCTCTCATTCCGCGGAACAATCAAGTCCGCGGCAACAAACAGTGCTATCTCCGCAGACAATTGAACTACTGCATCTTCAATTTTCGCATTGCAACCTTTCTACGTGTAATGTCACGGCCCTTTCTGATTACTGTCACTATACACATTGACCtggagaaagaagaagaaggtgtTTCTGATCATCAATTGAAGAGAAtacatatgtatattttgtATGAGAAATACAAGCCAGCTTCGCTGCTAGATTCTATCTAAGTCTACAAAAACTCAAGATTACTTGCGATAACATGGCAAAGGATGGGGTGGTAGTGTAAACCTagtcttttttgaaattatcACTGGAAGGTTGCATGgatattcttttccaatACAGTTTGTGACTCTCTTTTAACGTCACCGGCGCCAGGTTGTAAGAATCTGTCATGTAAAATAACTTGGCGATCCGCAGTTTCAAAAACCAATTAATTAAGCCCAGTTCCCTTATGACGCcaaggataaaaaaatagacCGAGCCTGCCAGTGCTCCAACGCTAAATCCCATGATCACTTGGTCCAAATTGTGGTAGTGCAAGTAAACTCTAGAAAAGCAAACGCAGAACGACAGTAAAGCTAATCCGCTGGAAAAAATGCATTTTTCGAAAAAGTTTAGGTTTCTCCATAGGGTGTATATTTTCAAGGAGTTATAAGCAAAACAAAACCCCATGAATTGGGAGTGTGCACTGGGCATCCCATACCCAGATCTTATAGTATCATTTTGGAATGATGCACCAAACGATACCGGACGTGGTTGTTTTATTATGTTCTTGATTACGTTGTTGAAAATCTCATTCATCACTTGCCCAAAGGCTACAATGCAGGCTTCTAACTCTCtggtgatgatgaaccACGACAAATAAAACGCCAGTACTAGGATGGGCATTAGCGAAAAATATGCACTTAAGAATGATAGGAAGTCGTGGGAATCGTAAAGAATGTATGTGTCATCGAACGGTATGACATTTGGGTTTGGATTTATCGCGGCGGCAGTACTGTTCATGATCTGACCTGATTCGAACAAACTGTGATGTAATTCAAATGTATGATAAAATAggtggcaaaaaaaagaaaacaaaagaaaaaaaacctagagaaaaaaaaaatttgagaCGACCACAGCGATAGTGACTTTATCCAGTACTAACGTGTGTTGAGCAACTGGTTATGTTTATCACACGTAGCGCTTTCTGAGCAggcaagttttttttttttctttctttctactTTTCCAACAGGAAATTTTACGTTGCCGAAAACCCGAACTCTCCCATCCATCTACAGCGTGAGGACAAGTTCCTCATTTTACTGTAGAAAAGAGACAGGAAAAAGCTATGAAATTACAAAAGGTGGGTCAGTGTATATATTTCGCCTAAAGGGTCGCTTTGTCTTTGTGGTTGGATGTCGTCCACATGATTCACTGGTCTGTGCAATGTTAACTGTGCTGTTTTTGCCACCGTTAGATGAAAGTGTGAAGCAAACTGAAGCCACGAAAATAATATAGAGTGCAGGTAGGAATACACATGAAACATTCAACCTCTGAGTAATTTTAACATAACCGCTTGGTCTTGCTGTTCATTGCGTGCACTAAATAAGGCGGGCATGCATTACACATAAAATTCCTTAATTACGATTCGGAACTATAATTAACCGCTGATAGTTTAAAtaaaacgaaaaaagaCACGCACTTTCAAACATAACCACGCCCCGTCCCGGATGAGAGTAGAACGGACTATGGGCACTTATGGAAATATCTAATTTATGTAGATGCGGCATATAGAGATATAGCAAATGAAATAGCAGCAAGAAAAGCTAAACTGGGGTTTCCTTACGTGGGCCGGAATTTCTCCTTTCTAAGAGGAGTACTTGGCGATCAGCTGATCAACAAGCTCGATGTATTCCTTTTCGGCATCTTCCTGAGATTTGCCCTTCAAGCCTTCCCAGGCTTCCCATTTGTAACGGTCCTTCATGTTGAAAATACCCGGCTTTTCCTTGTCATTGTCACCCACAGTAGCTTGCTTGTAGAGAGCATATAATTCTAATAACTCATCGGTGGAGGGTTTTGTTGGCAGCTCGTTGACAGCCTTAGCCTTTTCTTCGAATAATTGTGAAACCATTTTGCTACAACTATAAACTTTTCGATCGTGGTCAGTatatctctttttttttttctgattttcACAACCTACATTCCATAAAACATGCAGACCCCTTAGAGAACTCAAATGATTTGAGCTATATATATAGCGGCCATTTGGGAATTGGCCTGGAGCTGTTGAGTTTGCGGACGTGTCAGATAGCGCGTAGAGCCGCCGGCGCCACCCATCTTCAGGCACCCAGGACGTCTCTATCGACGGCTCATTTCCAATAGGACGTTCCAGTACGAGGGTTTGTGGAATGTGATGAGAATATAACCAAGGCGGGCACTTTGCAGTATGCTGTGCTTCGACCCAAATTATTAGTTAGCTTGTATCGGCGCCGCCTTTTAGATCCTCTAGATGGAGTTAAGGATTAGAGGCCATTTTGGGCCCAGTCAACGTTACCCGACCAATGTCGGGTATAGCTAAATGCCTATGTTTTTACTAAAAGACCTTTAAAAAATTACCACGAGATCGTGTCTTCCTTCGGCTTTAGCAAGGTTTGATGAATATAACGAAACAAGATTTAGGATTGATCGGAAGTGGTTTCTCTGCGTTTAATCTCTTTTTAAATTTCATCAGCTACCTTTCATAGCTGCCTGcatattctttcttcccAAAAGGTACAGTTGTTCCCTTTTTAGCATTTTCTTGCATATTTATCCAGTCAATTAATGACCGAATTGGACAATCAAGGAACTGCTTCGGCAATTTCCGACTCTTATAGCCGAGATCAAACAGAACTAAAGCCGTTTCCTTCTGCAGGTAGTACTTCATCGTCAATTAAAACAACAGAACCTGTGACGGATCATAGAAGAAGACGTTCCTCCAGTATAATTTCACATGTGGAACCAGAAAcctttgaagatgaaaacgaCCAGCAACTTCTACCAAATATGAATGCTACATGGGTAGACCAACGTGGTGCCTGGATCATTCATGTGGTTATTATCACACTGTTGAAACTTTTTTACAATTTGTTTCCTGGTGTTACCGCGGAATGGTCATGGACTTTGACTAACATGACTTATGTTATTGGGTCCTACGTTATGTTCCATTTGATTAAAGGTACCCCATTTGATTTCAACGGTGGCGCTTATGACAATTTGACAATGTGGGAACAAATTGATGACGAAACCTTATATACCCCCacgagaaaatttttgatcatTGTACCAATTGCCCTATTTTTAGTCAGTACTCATTATGCTCATTATGATTTGAAGCTATTCTCATGGAATTGTTTTTTGACAACGTTTGGTGCCATTGTTCCGAAATTACCTATTACTCATAGATTGAGAATTTCCATACCAGGTATCACAGGTCGTGCTCAAATTAGTTGAGCTTTAACTTGCTTCGACCTGTGCATGTTTTTTTCGCCTTATCTATATTTTGTAGGTCAAATAGCTAATGCCAATGGATCTGGAAATCTTGTCtaaggaaatgaaaaaatgaagaataaatCTGAAAGAATCTAGACTGATCGTTTCAAATAATCTATTTACCTCATGTAGTGATAAGCCATATTTTAAGATCTCAGGACCATTAGTAGTGATATTCCACTTGCAGATTCTTGATGACATTGCAAATGCCTATCATTCCTGGCAATGAcggagaaagaaaaaagtaacgACAACTGCAGGACTCGAACCTGCGCGGGCAGAGCCCAAAAGATTTCTAATCTTTCGCCTTAACCACTCGGCCAAGTTGCCTTTTTTCATGTTAGATTCATGATTTAATTCTCTTTATTCTGTATGAATCAATACATGAGTTGATTCACCTTATACCTTATACTGCTGTTGCCAaaaatgttgataattagtagtattaattaagaataaaaagcagaactctttcttatactatataagagaggtatataaaacacacgccgattggacatgttaaatatgttcaatataataataacctAGGGAATCTAccataagttcaatgtaacgactcatatcatttatatataaattccaagttgatgttcaattaatggatctttgatttcagttaACCCAACTCTCtgaacagctcgtttagcattCCTTCATCCTACCAAAGATACGACATCTGTGTAACATATACGAAGTAcactttagaatacaatctgagtacttcagatagtaatgatgactagttatgtgaataatgatgaacctacttgttccaacatgCTCCCTTAAAGATATATTATTGTACTTCAACAGATATCCGCTGTGTGTTGAGACCTTAATTAATTAGTTATCAATAGTCTGTTGAGGCCAAAATATCCTGTGATGTTATCTGATTTTTTAATACTTTTatgaatctttcaaaatcagaGATTGATACTGGTTTTGTAAGTAAATCTgcaatgttttctttgccagTGATTTTTAACAGTTTTATAACCTTCTCCttgattttctcttttattatttccgTTTTTATCCAagtgaatttttctttaggTTGTTGATAACTACGGTTTAAACTTTGAATAGAGGGTTTCGAGTCAGTGATCATGACAATGTTTCTATTATCTCCTTCTCCTAGTTCTGTTAAGGTTGCCTTCAGTGTCTCTGAGTCTGCATAACCTTCATAGATTGCATGAAGTTCTGCTTCAGTTGAGGATACACATCTATTTGTACTTTTGTTGGAATAAATATTGTAAATATTCCTTCCGTACCATATTATAACTCCAATTCTTGATTGTGCATCATA comes from the Saccharomyces kudriavzevii IFO 1802 strain IFO1802 genome assembly, chromosome: 7 genome and includes:
- the RPL26B gene encoding 60S ribosomal protein uL24 (similar to Saccharomyces cerevisiae RPL26B (YGR034W) and RPL26A (YLR344W); ancestral locus Anc_4.176); translated protein: MAKQSLDVSSDRRKARKAYFTAPSSERRVLLSAPLSKELRAQYGIKALPIRRDDEVLIVRGSKKGQEGKISSVYRLKFAVQVDKVTKEKVNGASVPINLHPSKLVITKLHLDKDRKALIQRKGGKLE
- the SKDI07G2890 gene encoding uncharacterized protein (similar to Saccharomyces cerevisiae YGR035C and YLR346C; ancestral locus Anc_4.178), translated to MLLTPTKVSRTGDSANSDDNSGKHCNSFMRSIVSSFMVKPITSLTNTVSSGKSSRRNSSPSKITRHDLIKAAAENDLKRSKSQGRDKPTRSSNGRNNEKIIVSSTASKIQRAKSSI
- the SKDI07G2900 gene encoding uncharacterized protein (similar to Saccharomyces cerevisiae YGR035W-A), with product MLNPWFSLKLFRTIYCVRKLCCYPRKRVFVPPQDVLLEKKKFTRGALLKSGRQFSHSAEQSSPRQQTVLSPQTIELLHLQFSHCNLSTCNVTALSDYCHYTH
- the CAX4 gene encoding dolichyldiphosphatase (similar to Saccharomyces cerevisiae CAX4 (YGR036C); ancestral locus Anc_4.179) is translated as MNSTAAAINPNPNVIPFDDTYILYDSHDFLSFLSAYFSLMPILVLAFYLSWFIITRELEACIVAFGQVMNEIFNNVIKNIIKQPRPVSFGASFQNDTIRSGYGMPSAHSQFMGFCFAYNSLKIYTLWRNLNFFEKCIFSSGLALLSFCVCFSRVYLHYHNLDQVIMGFSVGALAGSVYFFILGVIRELGLINWFLKLRIAKLFYMTDSYNLAPVTLKESHKLYWKRISMQPSSDNFKKD
- the ACB1 gene encoding long-chain fatty acid transporter ACB1 (similar to Saccharomyces cerevisiae ACB1 (YGR037C); ancestral locus Anc_4.181), whose product is MVSQLFEEKAKAVNELPTKPSTDELLELYALYKQATVGDNDKEKPGIFNMKDRYKWEAWEGLKGKSQEDAEKEYIELVDQLIAKYSS
- the ORM1 gene encoding sphingolipid homeostasis protein ORM1 (similar to Saccharomyces cerevisiae ORM1 (YGR038W) and ORM2 (YLR350W); ancestral locus Anc_4.182) yields the protein MTELDNQGTASAISDSYSRDQTELKPFPSAGSTSSSIKTTEPVTDHRRRRSSSIISHVEPETFEDENDQQLLPNMNATWVDQRGAWIIHVVIITLLKLFYNLFPGVTAEWSWTLTNMTYVIGSYVMFHLIKGTPFDFNGGAYDNLTMWEQIDDETLYTPTRKFLIIVPIALFLVSTHYAHYDLKLFSWNCFLTTFGAIVPKLPITHRLRISIPGITGRAQIS